Proteins from one candidate division KSB1 bacterium genomic window:
- the thyX gene encoding FAD-dependent thymidylate synthase — protein sequence MQEHEYKVLDQGFVRLVDFMGGDYAVVQSARVSYGKGITHDERDKKLLFFLLANGHETPFEHSVFKFHVKCPLFVARQWFRHRIASYNEMSGRYTKMKEEFCLPERLRSQTAENYKYIDVPEELNSELLGKIEEHYQRAFELYQELLNAKVAKEHARIVLPLALYTQFYWSVNCRALMNFLRLRMDEHAQYEIREYANRIAELFQLKMPWTHDAFQKYVIKNENLGSE from the coding sequence ATGCAAGAACACGAATACAAAGTGCTGGATCAGGGATTTGTTCGCCTGGTTGATTTTATGGGCGGCGATTATGCCGTGGTTCAATCGGCGCGTGTGTCCTATGGTAAGGGCATTACTCATGATGAACGCGATAAAAAGCTGCTGTTTTTTTTGCTGGCAAACGGACACGAAACTCCGTTTGAACATTCGGTATTTAAATTTCATGTAAAATGCCCGTTGTTTGTCGCACGCCAATGGTTTCGGCACCGCATTGCAAGTTATAATGAAATGTCCGGCCGCTATACAAAAATGAAAGAAGAATTTTGCCTGCCTGAACGGCTGCGTTCACAAACCGCGGAAAATTACAAATATATTGATGTTCCTGAGGAACTCAATTCCGAGCTTTTGGGTAAAATAGAGGAGCATTACCAGAGGGCATTCGAGCTGTATCAGGAATTGCTGAACGCCAAAGTCGCCAAAGAACATGCGCGTATTGTCCTGCCGCTGGCGTTGTATACCCAATTTTATTGGAGTGTCAACTGCAGAGCGTTGATGAATTTTTTGAGATTGCGAATGGATGAACACGCTCAGTACGAGATTCGGGAATATGCCAATCGGATTGCCGAGCTTTTCCAACTGAAAATGCCCTGGACGCACGACGCGTTTCAAAAATATGTCATCAAGAATGAGAATCTGGGATCAGAATGA
- the lipA gene encoding lipoyl synthase, translated as MNHKAKPKVRLPSGEQAQVVRKLIQSSQLHTVCQSARCPNIGECWSRRTATFMIMGDVCTRNCRFCAVSSGKVGPLDAEEPKRVARAVESLGLKYVVVTSVTRDDLPDGGAWHFAETIREIRSQQPECKIEVLIPDFKGDRNALDTVFAAQPDVLNHNLETIERLYPQVRPQADYRQSLNLLAYAHEKGMTSKTGIMVGLGETRKEIDTLLQDVIDVNCRLLTVGQYLQPTVQHVPVDRYVPPQEFREIKKSGLFLGIKHIEAAPLVRSSYHADEQYKSTRVNDD; from the coding sequence ATGAATCATAAAGCAAAACCCAAAGTCCGACTGCCCAGCGGAGAACAAGCGCAGGTTGTCAGAAAATTGATCCAGTCCAGTCAGCTGCATACGGTTTGCCAAAGCGCCCGGTGCCCCAATATCGGCGAATGCTGGAGCCGCAGAACGGCCACGTTTATGATTATGGGCGATGTCTGTACACGCAACTGTCGGTTTTGTGCGGTTTCGTCCGGCAAAGTCGGGCCGCTGGATGCTGAGGAACCAAAGCGGGTTGCCCGCGCCGTTGAGTCGCTGGGATTAAAGTATGTGGTGGTGACATCCGTCACCCGCGATGATCTGCCGGACGGCGGCGCCTGGCATTTTGCCGAAACCATCAGGGAAATCCGCAGTCAGCAGCCTGAATGCAAAATTGAGGTGCTCATTCCGGATTTCAAAGGCGACCGAAACGCGCTGGATACGGTGTTTGCGGCACAGCCGGATGTGCTGAATCATAATTTGGAAACGATAGAACGACTGTACCCGCAGGTTCGCCCGCAGGCGGATTATCGGCAATCTCTGAATTTACTGGCCTATGCGCACGAAAAGGGGATGACCAGCAAAACCGGCATCATGGTGGGACTCGGAGAAACCCGAAAGGAGATTGATACGCTGCTACAGGATGTGATTGATGTTAACTGCAGACTGTTGACGGTCGGCCAATATCTGCAGCCTACGGTGCAGCATGTGCCGGTTGACCGCTATGTGCCGCCGCAAGAATTTAGAGAGATTAAAAAATCCGGACTTTTTCTGGGGATTAAGCATATTGAAGCCGCTCCGTTGGTCAGAAGTTCTTATCATGCCGACGAGCAGTATAAATCAACAAGAGTAAATGACGATTAG
- the def gene encoding peptide deformylase: MAVMDIITYGHPTLRKQAEKCDVNHVDQAFIKDMIETMYLKDGVGLAAPQVNVSKQFLVCQDGEQEYILINPKIIAHSETRSAEYEGCLSLPGLHAKVPRHDKVVVEAFNQEGNKVEIKARGLLAVVLQHEIDHLNGVS; the protein is encoded by the coding sequence ATGGCAGTAATGGATATTATCACATACGGGCATCCGACATTGCGAAAACAAGCGGAAAAATGCGATGTCAATCATGTTGATCAGGCATTTATCAAAGATATGATTGAAACCATGTATCTCAAAGACGGGGTGGGGCTCGCTGCCCCGCAGGTCAATGTGTCAAAACAGTTTTTGGTCTGTCAGGACGGAGAACAGGAATATATTCTGATCAACCCCAAAATCATTGCACACAGCGAAACCCGCAGCGCAGAGTATGAAGGCTGTTTAAGTTTGCCGGGACTGCACGCCAAAGTCCCAAGACATGACAAGGTGGTGGTCGAGGCGTTTAACCAAGAGGGAAATAAAGTCGAAATCAAGGCCAGGGGGTTGCTGGCGGTTGTGCTGCAGCACGAAATCGATCATCTCAACGGAGTATCGTAG